The Pseudomonas eucalypticola genome has a window encoding:
- the gbcA gene encoding glycine-betaine demethylase subunit GbcA: protein MDVTATLSLGDPLEPARKATAEMLQTRERTFSLPQPFYNDERLFDIDMQEIFHKEWLIAGMTSEIPTKGNFITLQIGKNPIIVVRGAEGVVHAFHNVCRHRGSRLCTSEKGKVAKLVCHYHQWTYELDGRLLFAGTEMGADFDMKQYGLKPVNVKTAGGYIFISLSDNPPAIDEFLRTLDHYMEPYDMENTKVAVQTTLVEKANWKLVLENNRECYHCGGSHPELLKTLLEWDDVTDPRADQAFKDHVAASAAAWEAEKIPYAHASFGLRNRIVRMPLLKGTVSMTLDGKVGCKKLMGRIQNPDLGSMRILHLPHSWNHCMGDHIIVFTVWPISAQETVVTTKWLVHKDAVEGVDYDVERMRQVWDATNDQDRRLAEENQKGINSTAYQPGPYSKTYEFGVVNFIDWYSERMLSNLGAAPAPYLKGVAVHE from the coding sequence ATGGACGTTACCGCTACCCTGAGCCTGGGCGACCCGCTGGAACCCGCACGCAAGGCCACTGCCGAAATGCTCCAGACCCGGGAGCGGACGTTCTCGCTGCCCCAGCCGTTCTACAACGACGAACGCCTGTTCGACATCGACATGCAGGAGATCTTCCACAAGGAATGGCTGATCGCCGGCATGACCAGCGAGATCCCCACCAAGGGCAACTTCATTACCCTGCAGATCGGCAAGAACCCGATCATCGTGGTGCGCGGCGCCGAAGGCGTGGTGCACGCGTTCCACAACGTCTGCCGCCACCGCGGTTCGCGCCTGTGCACCAGCGAAAAGGGCAAGGTCGCCAAGCTGGTCTGCCATTACCACCAGTGGACCTACGAACTGGACGGCCGCCTGCTCTTCGCCGGCACCGAGATGGGCGCCGATTTCGACATGAAGCAGTACGGTCTCAAACCGGTGAACGTGAAAACCGCCGGCGGCTACATCTTCATCAGCCTGAGCGACAACCCACCGGCCATCGACGAGTTCCTGCGTACCCTGGACCACTACATGGAGCCCTACGACATGGAGAACACCAAGGTGGCGGTGCAGACCACCCTGGTGGAAAAGGCCAACTGGAAGCTGGTGCTGGAAAACAACCGCGAGTGCTACCACTGCGGCGGCTCGCACCCTGAACTGCTCAAAACCCTGCTGGAATGGGACGACGTCACCGACCCACGCGCCGACCAGGCCTTCAAGGACCACGTAGCAGCCTCGGCCGCCGCCTGGGAAGCCGAGAAGATCCCCTACGCCCACGCCAGTTTCGGCCTGCGCAACCGCATCGTGCGCATGCCTTTGCTCAAGGGCACCGTGTCCATGACCCTGGACGGCAAGGTTGGCTGCAAGAAACTGATGGGTCGCATCCAGAACCCCGACCTGGGCTCCATGCGCATCCTGCACCTGCCCCACTCGTGGAACCACTGCATGGGCGACCACATCATCGTCTTCACCGTGTGGCCCATCAGCGCCCAGGAAACCGTGGTCACCACCAAGTGGCTGGTGCACAAGGACGCCGTGGAAGGGGTGGACTACGACGTGGAGCGCATGCGCCAGGTATGGGACGCCACCAACGACCAGGACCGCCGCCTGGCCGAGGAAAACCAGAAAGGCATCAACTCCACCGCCTACCAGCCCGGCCCGTACTCCAAGACCTACGAGTTCGGCGTGGTGAACTTCATCGACTGGTACAGCGAACGCATGCTCAGCAACCTGGGCGCCGCACCAGCCCCCTACCTCAAGGGCGTAGCGGTGCACGAATAA
- a CDS encoding ATP-binding cassette domain-containing protein, with protein sequence MLSFIKEAILAHPLLFTGATVMVATLKLCALAPAFFLGRIIDSLSAHQALDAYTIGLLLAAFCSVTILQSVIHPLQTYQLTKLVQLTLKDKSIEWTTAIMNKEFEQFSSLRLGALIKGVERGITAHEKLLSFFILNALPLTIELLLVAAAFLYVGGNLLFVMMLATSIAYLTACHRLIIWRRPHLEAVNDQEDLVSTQLFDGLSAGKAIKLEHATLHALQPLFNSYGSYAQAATQVASSAAVLGSARILFVGLSTAALLAWGIHDRFQPVPTLSVGELVAIFSIAGGLLVNISGLADAYRTLDQYIADKRRLVELLDLDGLPLDHPMPDGLQAEQIGLLPQPGEASVPLRFNTSQSVAIVGASGAGKTTLLETLAGLVATARHRLIINDSPMEHLTCYLKMIRYCPQHPGFVEGEFRQAVLFGQPPAPVMERYVDALGLRTLVDNRTISEGGKNISGGEAKRLTLLRLINRPGRFNLFDEPTASLDVETTTLVWNVLFAVFQGKGLVCVTHDVDALHRFDRVLVIRAGRVVADGPWQELKGRRDVGAMIEEIGG encoded by the coding sequence GTGCTGTCGTTCATCAAGGAAGCCATTCTGGCTCACCCGCTACTCTTCACGGGGGCTACGGTCATGGTCGCTACTCTGAAACTGTGTGCCCTCGCTCCAGCGTTCTTTCTTGGAAGAATCATCGACAGCCTTTCTGCGCATCAAGCGCTGGATGCCTACACGATCGGCTTGCTACTGGCTGCTTTTTGCTCTGTGACCATTTTGCAGTCTGTTATCCACCCCCTTCAGACCTACCAGCTGACAAAACTGGTGCAGTTGACCCTCAAGGACAAATCCATCGAATGGACCACAGCCATCATGAACAAGGAGTTCGAGCAGTTTTCCTCGCTCCGGCTCGGCGCCCTGATCAAGGGAGTGGAACGGGGTATCACGGCCCATGAAAAGCTGCTCTCATTTTTCATCCTGAACGCTCTGCCCCTCACCATCGAACTGTTACTGGTAGCGGCCGCCTTCCTCTACGTGGGTGGAAACCTGTTATTCGTGATGATGTTGGCAACATCAATTGCGTATCTAACGGCATGTCATCGACTGATCATCTGGCGCAGGCCACACCTGGAGGCGGTCAATGACCAGGAAGATCTTGTCTCGACTCAATTGTTCGATGGTTTGAGCGCCGGCAAAGCCATCAAGTTGGAACACGCCACCCTCCATGCGCTGCAACCGCTTTTCAATAGCTACGGTAGTTATGCACAGGCGGCTACCCAGGTTGCGAGTTCAGCCGCAGTGCTGGGGTCTGCACGAATTTTATTCGTGGGCCTGTCGACAGCCGCGTTACTGGCGTGGGGAATACACGATAGGTTTCAGCCCGTCCCGACACTGTCGGTCGGCGAACTGGTGGCCATCTTTTCGATCGCTGGCGGGCTTTTGGTCAACATCAGTGGCCTGGCCGATGCCTATCGGACGCTCGACCAGTACATCGCCGACAAGCGTCGATTGGTTGAGCTGCTCGACCTCGACGGACTACCGCTTGATCACCCTATGCCCGACGGCCTGCAAGCAGAGCAGATCGGACTCCTTCCTCAGCCCGGTGAAGCGTCAGTGCCGCTGCGCTTCAACACCAGCCAATCAGTAGCCATCGTGGGGGCGAGCGGCGCTGGCAAGACAACGCTGCTGGAAACCCTGGCGGGACTGGTGGCGACGGCCCGGCATCGCTTGATAATCAACGATAGCCCCATGGAACACCTCACTTGTTACTTGAAGATGATCAGATACTGCCCCCAGCACCCCGGTTTCGTTGAAGGCGAATTTCGCCAAGCGGTGCTGTTCGGGCAACCTCCGGCCCCGGTCATGGAGCGGTACGTTGACGCACTGGGGCTGCGAACCCTTGTGGATAACCGCACGATCAGCGAGGGGGGGAAAAACATCTCCGGGGGGGAGGCGAAACGTCTCACCCTGTTGCGACTGATAAACCGCCCTGGCCGCTTCAACCTGTTTGATGAACCCACTGCTTCCCTGGACGTCGAAACGACCACCCTGGTTTGGAACGTGTTGTTTGCTGTATTTCAGGGAAAGGGACTGGTGTGCGTCACCCACGATGTCGATGCGCTGCACCGTTTTGACCGAGTCCTGGTGATACGCGCCGGTCGTGTGGTGGCAGACGGCCCTTGGCAGGAGCTGAAAGGACGGCGCGACGTCGGCGCGATGATCGAAGAAATTGGCGGGTGA
- a CDS encoding electron transfer flavoprotein subunit beta, with protein MNMKVVSLVSIGAHPTSGRSRRAEQDSRAVELGLQLAGDNLQVVHAGDVREPALRAYLGMGLDQMDVIEQTPGSDVVPALADFLHDVGAQLVLTGSQAETGEGSGMLPFLLAERLGWPLVTGLAEVESVSNGVAQVLQALPRGQRRRLKVRLPLLATVDNAAPKARQSAYGPAQRGQFQVDKVEIVIDDLYTGAELTPAKPRPKRLKVIKAKSGADRMKAATAKASGGGGQVLKGVSAQEGAQAILKVLVEEGVVR; from the coding sequence ATGAACATGAAAGTCGTCAGCCTGGTGTCCATCGGCGCCCACCCCACCTCTGGCCGCAGCCGCCGCGCCGAACAGGATTCGCGCGCCGTCGAGCTGGGCCTGCAACTGGCTGGGGATAACTTGCAGGTCGTGCACGCCGGCGACGTTCGCGAACCCGCCCTGCGCGCCTACCTGGGCATGGGCCTGGACCAGATGGACGTCATCGAGCAAACCCCCGGCAGCGACGTGGTACCCGCCTTGGCCGACTTCCTCCATGACGTCGGTGCCCAACTGGTGCTCACCGGTAGCCAGGCAGAAACCGGTGAAGGGTCGGGCATGCTGCCTTTCCTGCTGGCCGAACGCCTGGGTTGGCCACTGGTGACTGGCCTTGCCGAAGTGGAGTCGGTCAGCAATGGCGTCGCCCAGGTCCTGCAAGCCCTGCCACGCGGTCAGCGTCGCCGCCTCAAGGTGCGCTTGCCGCTGCTGGCCACCGTCGACAACGCCGCGCCCAAAGCTCGGCAAAGCGCCTACGGCCCAGCCCAGCGCGGCCAGTTCCAGGTGGACAAGGTAGAGATCGTGATCGACGACTTATACACAGGCGCCGAACTGACCCCCGCCAAGCCCCGGCCCAAGCGGTTGAAAGTGATCAAGGCCAAGAGCGGTGCCGACCGCATGAAAGCAGCCACGGCAAAGGCCAGCGGTGGCGGCGGGCAGGTGCTCAAGGGTGTGAGTGCGCAGGAGGGGGCGCAGGCGATTCTCAAGGTGTTGGTGGAGGAGGGGGTGGTGCGCTAA
- a CDS encoding electron transfer flavoprotein subunit alpha/FixB family protein has product MSDIIRRDPRAEWIARNRLHPLHAAMQPAQASWMGPQGVIRKNPHAVGFIGPNGVKRIDRSGAQQGGAGKRSAAAEVLLPLHQVVAPAFYIAVVPDMVGGRLGSHDRDLLGLAHQLAGNDGAVLAIVFGEHKESGFSTAGVDRLLVIAGSEYDGYAPEQRVQGLRAVDNQFTPRHWLLPDSRSGGGELGRRLGASLGERPATRIWQVRDGTCVGRAGAGQHDISRAVPRLILAAAECAEPVDETRHEALPVELSTTVARSLPRIEDLGAVAVDPAAIPMAEAEFIFSGGNGVKDWPLFHRTAAALGATEGASRVAVDDGFMTRDRQVGASGTWVTARVYVAVGISGAIQHLQGIGACDKVIAINLDPGCDMIKRADLSVIGDSAELLEALIDAVAAYRNEAKRDAA; this is encoded by the coding sequence ATGAGCGATATTATCCGCCGCGACCCGCGGGCCGAGTGGATCGCCCGTAACCGCCTGCATCCATTGCACGCGGCCATGCAGCCCGCCCAGGCGTCCTGGATGGGCCCCCAGGGGGTGATCCGCAAGAATCCCCATGCCGTGGGCTTCATCGGACCCAATGGCGTCAAGCGTATCGACCGCAGTGGCGCCCAGCAGGGCGGCGCCGGCAAGCGCAGCGCTGCTGCTGAAGTGTTGCTGCCGTTGCACCAGGTGGTGGCCCCGGCGTTCTACATCGCCGTGGTACCCGACATGGTCGGCGGCCGCCTCGGCAGCCACGACCGGGACCTGCTTGGCTTGGCCCATCAACTGGCCGGCAACGACGGCGCGGTGTTGGCCATTGTCTTTGGCGAACACAAGGAAAGCGGGTTTTCCACAGCCGGCGTCGACCGTCTGTTGGTGATCGCCGGCAGTGAATACGACGGCTATGCCCCCGAGCAGCGCGTGCAGGGCCTGCGGGCTGTGGATAACCAGTTCACCCCTCGCCACTGGCTGCTACCCGACAGCCGCAGCGGCGGCGGCGAACTTGGTCGCCGCCTGGGCGCCAGCCTCGGCGAGCGCCCGGCGACGCGCATCTGGCAAGTCAGGGATGGTACCTGTGTTGGCCGTGCTGGCGCCGGCCAGCACGACATCAGCCGCGCTGTGCCGCGCTTGATCCTGGCCGCCGCCGAGTGCGCCGAACCCGTGGATGAAACCCGTCACGAAGCCCTGCCGGTGGAATTGTCCACCACCGTGGCCCGCTCCCTGCCACGCATCGAGGACTTGGGCGCGGTAGCCGTGGACCCGGCCGCCATCCCCATGGCCGAGGCCGAGTTCATCTTTTCCGGCGGCAACGGCGTCAAGGACTGGCCCCTGTTCCACCGCACCGCTGCCGCCCTGGGCGCTACCGAAGGCGCGTCGCGGGTGGCCGTGGATGATGGCTTCATGACCCGCGACCGCCAGGTGGGTGCCAGCGGCACCTGGGTGACCGCGCGGGTGTACGTGGCCGTGGGCATTTCCGGGGCTATCCAGCACCTGCAGGGTATCGGCGCCTGCGACAAGGTCATCGCCATCAACCTGGACCCTGGTTGCGACATGATCAAGCGCGCCGACCTGTCGGTGATCGGCGACAGCGCCGAACTGCTCGAGGCCCTGATCGACGCGGTCGCGGCCTACCGTAACGAAGCCAAGCGCGATGCCGCCTGA
- the dgcB gene encoding dimethylglycine demethylation protein DgcB has protein sequence MLNTILSILLFAALALGILGALRRVRLWRNGRASPVDLLGGLLAMPRRYMVDLHHVVARDRYIANTHVATAGGAVLSIVLAILVHGFGLHDRILGYALLLATVVMFVGAVFVFKRRLNPPSRLSKGPWMRLPKSLLAFSASFFLLTLPVAGILPADFGGWVLAVILAVGVLWGVSELFLGMTWGGPMKHAFAGALHLAWHRRPERFGGGRSTGLKPLDLADPSAPLGVEKPKDFTWNQLLGFDACVQCGKCEAACPAFAAGQPLNPKKLIQDMVVGLAGGTDASFAGSPYPGKPVGEHGGNPHQPIVNGLVDAETLWSCTTCRACVEECPMMIEHVDAIVDMRRHLTLEKGATPNKGAEVLDNLIATDNPGGFNPGGRMNWAADLNLNLMSEKKTADVLFWVGDGAFDMRNQRTLRAFVKVLKAAKLDFAVLGLEERDSGDVARRLGDEATFQTLARRNIQTLGKYSFSRIVTCDPHSFHVLKNEYGAFNGHYHVQHHSTFMAELVTAGKLNLGQHKGGSVTYHDPCYLGRYNGEYQAPRDVLKALGIEVREMQRSGFRSRCCGGGGGAPITDIPGKQRIPDMRMDDIRETQAELVAVGCPQCTAMLEGVVEPRPLIKDIAELVADALVEEVVVVKPAPVKRIPAEVH, from the coding sequence ATGCTGAACACTATCCTCTCCATCCTGCTATTCGCCGCCTTGGCCCTGGGCATTCTCGGCGCCCTGCGCCGGGTGCGCCTGTGGCGCAACGGCCGCGCCTCGCCCGTGGACCTGCTCGGCGGCCTGCTGGCCATGCCGCGCCGCTACATGGTCGACCTGCACCATGTGGTGGCCCGCGACAGGTACATCGCCAATACCCACGTGGCCACCGCCGGTGGCGCGGTGCTGTCCATCGTCCTGGCGATTCTGGTACACGGCTTCGGGCTGCATGACCGTATCCTCGGCTACGCACTGTTGTTGGCCACCGTGGTGATGTTCGTCGGCGCGGTGTTCGTCTTCAAGCGCCGTCTCAACCCGCCTTCGCGCCTGTCGAAAGGCCCGTGGATGCGCCTGCCGAAAAGCCTGCTGGCATTCTCGGCCAGCTTCTTCCTGCTGACCCTGCCCGTGGCCGGCATCCTGCCCGCTGATTTTGGCGGCTGGGTACTGGCGGTGATTCTCGCCGTGGGCGTGCTGTGGGGCGTGTCCGAGCTGTTCCTCGGCATGACCTGGGGCGGCCCGATGAAACACGCCTTCGCCGGGGCCCTGCACCTGGCGTGGCACCGCCGCCCAGAGCGCTTCGGCGGCGGCCGTTCCACCGGCCTCAAGCCGTTGGACCTGGCTGACCCCAGCGCGCCACTGGGGGTGGAAAAGCCCAAAGACTTCACCTGGAACCAGTTGCTGGGCTTCGACGCCTGCGTCCAGTGCGGCAAATGCGAAGCGGCGTGCCCGGCCTTCGCCGCCGGCCAGCCGCTGAACCCCAAAAAGCTGATCCAGGACATGGTGGTGGGCCTGGCCGGCGGTACCGATGCCTCGTTCGCTGGTAGCCCGTACCCCGGCAAGCCCGTGGGCGAACATGGCGGCAATCCGCACCAGCCCATCGTCAATGGCCTGGTGGACGCCGAAACCCTGTGGTCGTGCACCACCTGCCGCGCCTGCGTGGAAGAGTGCCCGATGATGATCGAGCACGTGGACGCCATCGTCGACATGCGCCGCCACCTCACCCTGGAAAAGGGGGCTACCCCCAACAAGGGCGCCGAGGTGCTGGATAACCTGATCGCCACCGACAACCCGGGCGGCTTCAACCCCGGCGGGCGAATGAACTGGGCTGCCGACCTCAATCTCAACCTGATGAGCGAGAAAAAGACCGCCGACGTGTTGTTCTGGGTCGGTGACGGTGCCTTCGACATGCGTAACCAGCGCACCCTTCGCGCCTTCGTCAAAGTGCTCAAGGCCGCCAAGTTGGACTTCGCCGTGCTGGGCCTGGAAGAGCGCGACAGCGGCGACGTAGCTCGGCGCCTGGGGGATGAAGCCACTTTCCAGACGCTGGCCAGGCGCAACATCCAGACCTTGGGCAAATACAGCTTCAGCCGCATCGTCACCTGCGACCCGCACAGCTTCCACGTGCTCAAGAACGAATACGGCGCCTTCAATGGCCACTACCATGTGCAGCACCACAGCACCTTCATGGCCGAACTGGTGACGGCTGGCAAGCTCAACCTGGGCCAGCACAAGGGTGGCAGTGTTACCTACCACGACCCTTGCTACCTGGGCCGCTACAACGGCGAATACCAGGCCCCCCGCGACGTGCTCAAGGCCTTGGGCATCGAGGTGCGCGAGATGCAGCGCTCCGGCTTCCGTTCCCGTTGCTGCGGGGGCGGTGGCGGTGCGCCGATCACCGACATCCCCGGCAAGCAGCGTATTCCCGACATGCGCATGGACGACATCCGCGAGACTCAGGCCGAACTGGTGGCCGTCGGTTGTCCGCAATGCACCGCCATGCTCGAAGGCGTGGTTGAACCTCGCCCCCTGATCAAGGACATCGCCGAACTGGTGGCCGATGCGCTGGTGGAGGAAGTCGTGGTGGTAAAGCCAGCACCGGTTAAACGTATCCCTGCGGAGGTGCATTGA
- the dgcA gene encoding dimethylglycine demethylation protein DgcA, with the protein MAFEAMFQPIQIGKLTIRNRVLSTAHAEVYATDGGMTTDRYVKYYEEKAKGGIGLAICGGSSSVAIDSPQGWWKSVNLATDKIIPHFQNLADAMHKHGAKIMIQITHMGRRSRWDGEHWPTLMSPSGIREPVHRATCKTIEPEEIWRVIGNYASAAARAKAGGLDGVELSAVHQHMIDQFWSPRVNKRTDEWGGSFENRMRFGLEVIKAVRKEVGPDFCVGLRICGDEFHPDGLSHEDMKQIAKYYDDTGMIDFIGVVGSGCDTHNTLANVIPNMSYPPEPFLHLAAGIKEVVKAPVLHAQNIKDPNQATRILEGGYVDMVGMTRAHIADPHLIAKIKMGQVDQIKQCVGANYCIDRQYQGLDVLCIQNAATSREYMGVPHIIEKSTGPKRKVVIVGAGPAGMEAARVSAERGHDVTLFEKKEFIGGQITTASKAPQRDQIAGITRWFQLELARLKVDLRLGTAADAATIMDLRPDVVVLAVGGHPFLEQNEHWGAEEGLVVSSWDVLDGKVAPGKNVLVYDTICEFTGMSVADFLADKGAQVEIVTDDIKPGVAIGGTSFPTYYRSMYPKEVIMTGDLMLEKVYREGDKLVAVLENEYTGAKEERVVDQVVVENGVRPDEKLYYELKQDSRNKGQMDIEALFAIQPQPSLSQAGDGYLLFRIGDCVAQRNTHAAIYDALRLCKDF; encoded by the coding sequence ATGGCTTTCGAAGCGATGTTCCAGCCGATCCAGATCGGCAAGTTGACGATCCGCAACCGCGTGCTCAGCACCGCGCACGCCGAGGTCTACGCCACCGACGGCGGCATGACCACCGATCGCTATGTCAAATACTACGAAGAGAAAGCCAAGGGCGGTATTGGCCTGGCGATCTGCGGCGGTTCTTCCAGCGTGGCCATCGACAGCCCCCAGGGCTGGTGGAAATCGGTGAACCTGGCCACCGACAAGATCATCCCGCACTTCCAGAACCTGGCCGACGCCATGCACAAGCATGGCGCCAAGATCATGATCCAGATTACCCACATGGGCCGCCGCTCGCGCTGGGACGGCGAACACTGGCCCACCCTGATGTCGCCTTCGGGCATCCGCGAGCCGGTGCACCGGGCTACCTGCAAGACCATCGAGCCGGAAGAGATCTGGCGGGTGATCGGTAACTACGCCAGCGCTGCGGCGCGAGCCAAGGCCGGCGGCCTGGACGGCGTGGAATTGTCCGCCGTGCACCAGCACATGATCGACCAGTTCTGGAGCCCGCGGGTCAACAAGCGCACCGACGAATGGGGTGGCAGCTTCGAGAACCGCATGCGCTTCGGCCTGGAAGTGATCAAGGCGGTGCGCAAGGAAGTCGGCCCTGACTTCTGCGTGGGCCTGCGTATCTGCGGTGACGAATTCCACCCCGATGGCCTCAGCCACGAAGACATGAAGCAGATCGCCAAGTACTACGACGACACCGGCATGATCGACTTCATCGGCGTGGTGGGCTCAGGTTGCGATACCCACAACACCCTGGCCAACGTCATTCCGAACATGAGTTACCCACCGGAGCCTTTCCTGCACCTGGCGGCCGGTATCAAGGAAGTGGTCAAGGCCCCTGTGCTGCACGCGCAGAACATCAAGGACCCGAACCAGGCCACGCGCATTCTGGAAGGCGGCTACGTGGACATGGTGGGCATGACCCGTGCGCACATCGCCGACCCGCACCTGATCGCCAAGATCAAGATGGGCCAGGTGGACCAGATTAAACAGTGCGTGGGCGCCAACTACTGCATCGACCGGCAGTACCAGGGGCTGGACGTGCTGTGCATCCAGAACGCCGCGACCTCCCGTGAATACATGGGCGTGCCGCACATCATCGAGAAATCCACCGGACCCAAGCGCAAGGTGGTGATCGTCGGCGCGGGCCCGGCGGGCATGGAAGCAGCGCGGGTCTCGGCCGAGCGCGGCCACGACGTGACGCTGTTCGAGAAGAAGGAATTCATCGGCGGGCAGATCACCACGGCGTCGAAAGCGCCGCAGCGTGACCAGATCGCCGGTATTACCCGCTGGTTCCAGCTGGAGTTGGCGCGTCTGAAGGTCGACCTGCGCCTGGGCACCGCCGCCGACGCGGCGACCATCATGGACCTGCGCCCTGACGTAGTCGTGCTGGCCGTGGGCGGGCACCCGTTCCTGGAGCAGAACGAGCATTGGGGCGCCGAAGAAGGCCTGGTAGTCAGCAGCTGGGACGTGCTGGACGGCAAGGTAGCGCCCGGCAAAAACGTGCTGGTGTACGACACCATCTGCGAATTCACCGGCATGTCGGTGGCCGACTTCCTGGCCGACAAAGGCGCCCAGGTGGAAATCGTCACGGATGACATCAAGCCCGGCGTGGCCATTGGTGGTACGTCGTTCCCCACCTACTACCGCAGCATGTACCCCAAGGAAGTGATCATGACCGGCGACCTGATGCTGGAGAAGGTCTACCGCGAGGGTGACAAGCTGGTGGCGGTGTTGGAGAACGAATACACCGGTGCCAAGGAAGAGCGGGTGGTGGACCAGGTGGTGGTGGAGAACGGCGTGAGGCCGGACGAAAAGCTGTACTACGAGCTCAAGCAGGACTCGCGCAACAAGGGCCAGATGGACATCGAAGCCTTGTTCGCCATCCAGCCGCAGCCTTCGTTGAGCCAGGCTGGCGACGGCTACCTGCTGTTCCGCATCGGCGACTGCGTGGCCCAGCGTAACACCCATGCCGCGATCTATGACGCTTTGCGCCTGTGCAAGGACTTCTGA
- a CDS encoding DUF5943 domain-containing protein encodes MAKIAPQLPIEVDSETGVWTSDALPMLYVPRHFFVNNHMGIEEVLGADAYAEILYKAGYKSAWHWCEKEAECHGLEGVAVFEHYMKRLSQRGWGLFKIQDIDLDKGTASVKLEHSCFVYVYGKVGRKVDYMFTGWFAGAMDQILAARGSKIRTVAEQVYSGSEEGHEDGLFTVKPL; translated from the coding sequence ATGGCCAAGATCGCCCCGCAATTGCCTATCGAAGTCGACAGCGAGACCGGTGTCTGGACCTCCGATGCCCTGCCAATGCTGTACGTGCCGCGGCATTTCTTCGTCAATAACCACATGGGCATCGAGGAAGTGCTCGGTGCCGACGCCTATGCCGAGATTCTCTACAAGGCCGGCTACAAATCCGCCTGGCACTGGTGCGAGAAGGAAGCCGAGTGCCATGGCCTGGAAGGCGTGGCGGTGTTCGAGCACTACATGAAACGCCTGTCCCAGCGCGGCTGGGGCCTGTTCAAGATCCAGGACATCGACCTCGACAAGGGCACCGCCAGCGTGAAGCTGGAGCATTCGTGCTTCGTGTACGTGTACGGCAAGGTCGGGCGCAAGGTCGACTACATGTTCACCGGCTGGTTCGCCGGTGCCATGGACCAGATCCTGGCCGCCCGAGGCAGCAAGATCCGCACCGTGGCCGAACAGGTCTACAGCGGGTCGGAAGAAGGCCACGAAGATGGCCTGTTCACCGTCAAGCCGTTGTAA
- a CDS encoding dipeptidase has translation MSPAELHADSIVIDGLIIAKWNRELFEDMRKGGLTMANCTVSVWEGFQATVDSICKSQKLMRENSDLVMPVRSTADIRKAKELGKTGILFGFQNAHAYEDQIGYVEVFKQLGVGIVQMCYNTQNLVGTGCYERDGGLSGFGREIVAEMNRVGVMCDLSHVGSKTSEEVILESKKPVCYSHCLPSGLKEHPRNKSDEELKFIADHGGFVGVTMFAPFLAKGIDSTIDDYAEAIEYTMNIVGEDAIGIGTDFTQGHGQEFFEYLTHDKGYARRLTNFGKIINPLGIRTVGEFPNLTETLLKRGHSERVVRKIMGENWVNVLKDVWGE, from the coding sequence ATGAGCCCAGCCGAATTGCACGCCGACAGCATCGTTATCGACGGGCTGATCATTGCCAAGTGGAACCGCGAGCTGTTCGAGGACATGCGCAAGGGCGGCCTGACCATGGCCAACTGCACGGTCTCGGTGTGGGAAGGCTTTCAGGCCACGGTGGACAGCATCTGCAAAAGCCAGAAACTGATGCGGGAAAACAGTGACCTGGTCATGCCCGTGCGCAGCACCGCCGACATCCGCAAGGCCAAGGAACTGGGCAAGACCGGCATCCTGTTCGGCTTCCAGAACGCCCACGCCTACGAAGACCAGATCGGCTACGTGGAGGTGTTCAAGCAACTGGGCGTGGGCATCGTGCAGATGTGCTACAACACCCAGAACCTGGTGGGTACTGGCTGCTATGAGCGCGACGGCGGCCTGTCGGGTTTCGGCCGCGAAATCGTCGCCGAGATGAACCGCGTGGGCGTCATGTGCGACCTGTCCCACGTCGGTTCCAAGACGTCCGAGGAAGTGATTCTCGAATCGAAGAAACCGGTGTGCTACTCCCACTGCCTGCCCTCGGGCCTGAAGGAACACCCGCGCAACAAGTCCGATGAAGAGCTGAAGTTCATCGCTGACCACGGCGGCTTCGTTGGCGTGACCATGTTCGCGCCGTTCCTGGCCAAGGGCATCGACTCCACCATTGATGACTACGCCGAAGCCATCGAATACACCATGAACATCGTCGGCGAAGATGCCATCGGCATCGGCACCGACTTCACCCAGGGCCATGGCCAGGAATTCTTCGAATACCTGACCCACGACAAGGGCTACGCCCGGCGCCTGACCAACTTCGGCAAGATCATCAACCCGCTGGGCATCCGCACCGTGGGCGAATTCCCGAACCTGACCGAAACCCTGCTCAAGCGCGGCCACAGCGAGCGTGTGGTGCGCAAGATCATGGGCGAAAACTGGGTCAACGTTCTGAAGGATGTGTGGGGCGAGTAA